A single Mangrovimonas sp. YM274 DNA region contains:
- a CDS encoding GH3 auxin-responsive promoter family protein yields MLSIKSALAKPFAKRVKKSVLKWAKNPIEAQQEVFNELISEAAGTQFGKDHDFVSINSYEDFKKRVPIRDYEALKPYVDRVVAGEENVLWKGKPLYFAKTSGTTSGAKYIPLTKESMPSHIDAARNAILMYIAETGNAKFVDGKMIFLQGSPILKEQNGIQLGRLSGIVAHYVPKYLQKNRMPSWETNCIEDWETKVNAIVEETLPENMTVISGIPSWVQMYFEKIQEKTGQKVGDVFQNFELFIYGGVNYEPYRAKFENLIGRKVDSIELFPASEGFFAFQDSQKEKGMLLQLNSGIFYEFIKADDFFNDNPERISIADVEMGVNYVMIVSTNAGLWAYNVGDTVMFTSIKPYRVIVSGRIKHFISAFGEHVIGKEVEQALKEGMEGSSIEISEFTVAPQINPESGLPYHEWFIEFETVPEDLASLEAKIDQSLQQQNTYYFDLIEGKVLRPLKITAIKKNGFTEYMKSIGKLGGQNKIPRLSNDRKIADALYGQGLTK; encoded by the coding sequence ATGCTTTCAATAAAATCTGCCTTAGCCAAACCATTTGCCAAAAGAGTCAAAAAATCTGTATTGAAATGGGCTAAAAATCCCATTGAAGCGCAACAAGAGGTGTTCAATGAATTGATTTCGGAAGCGGCAGGAACGCAATTTGGGAAAGATCATGATTTTGTGAGCATTAATTCTTATGAAGACTTTAAGAAAAGAGTGCCTATTCGGGATTATGAAGCCTTAAAGCCCTATGTAGATAGAGTGGTTGCGGGAGAAGAAAATGTACTTTGGAAAGGGAAACCGCTTTATTTTGCTAAAACTTCAGGCACCACTTCGGGCGCAAAATATATTCCATTGACAAAGGAAAGTATGCCAAGTCATATCGATGCGGCAAGAAATGCTATTCTCATGTATATTGCTGAGACGGGCAATGCCAAATTTGTGGATGGCAAAATGATCTTTTTACAGGGTAGCCCAATTCTTAAGGAACAAAACGGTATTCAGCTGGGAAGATTGTCTGGGATTGTTGCTCATTATGTGCCAAAATATTTGCAAAAAAACCGCATGCCTTCATGGGAAACCAATTGTATAGAAGATTGGGAAACAAAGGTCAATGCTATTGTGGAAGAAACCCTTCCCGAAAACATGACGGTAATTTCAGGGATCCCTTCTTGGGTGCAGATGTATTTTGAGAAGATTCAGGAGAAAACAGGACAAAAGGTTGGGGATGTATTCCAAAACTTTGAACTCTTTATTTATGGCGGAGTGAACTATGAACCTTACAGAGCAAAGTTTGAAAATTTAATAGGCAGAAAGGTGGACAGCATTGAGCTGTTCCCTGCTAGCGAAGGCTTTTTTGCTTTTCAGGATAGCCAGAAGGAAAAAGGGATGTTACTTCAGTTGAATTCAGGAATATTCTATGAATTCATTAAAGCGGATGATTTTTTTAATGACAATCCAGAACGTATCTCCATTGCCGATGTTGAAATGGGAGTGAATTATGTGATGATTGTGTCTACCAATGCAGGCCTTTGGGCCTATAATGTAGGTGATACAGTGATGTTTACCTCGATAAAGCCCTATCGCGTTATTGTGTCAGGGAGGATAAAGCATTTTATTTCGGCCTTTGGAGAACATGTTATTGGCAAGGAAGTGGAGCAGGCATTGAAAGAAGGAATGGAAGGTAGTTCTATTGAAATTTCAGAATTTACAGTTGCACCTCAAATTAATCCAGAAAGTGGATTGCCTTATCATGAATGGTTTATTGAATTTGAAACTGTTCCAGAGGATTTAGCTTCACTGGAAGCTAAAATTGATCAATCCCTTCAGCAGCAAAATACCTATTATTTCGATTTAATTGAGGGTAAAGTATTGAGGCCCCTTAAGATAACGGCAATCAAAAAGAATGGATTTACGGAATATATGAAATCCATTGGAAAGTTAGGGGGGCAAAACAAAATTCCAAGATTGTCTAACGACAGGAAAATTGCGGATGCCTTGTATGGGCAGGGATTAACGAAATAG
- a CDS encoding M23 family metallopeptidase has protein sequence MTTKKKEKKFTKKLLHKYRLVILNEDTFEERFAIKLTRLNVFVIAAISSILLIAGTTLLIAFTSLREFIPGYSSAALKRKATALHYKTDSLQQVITMNERYYSSIKKVLTGDVKTEELNKDSIINAVQNEVNTERLVPSKEDSLLREKVAKEDKYNLFESAISATNFVLFPPVNGTISDGYDVEKKHYAVDIVVAKDTPVKAAADGTVIFAEWTAETGYVVVLEHSHELISVYKHNGAITKEQGDLVKGGEVIAMAGNMGEYSTGPHLHFELWNRGYPVNPTNFIDFN, from the coding sequence ATGACTACGAAAAAGAAAGAAAAGAAATTTACCAAAAAGTTACTGCACAAGTACCGATTGGTCATATTAAACGAGGATACTTTTGAAGAGCGCTTTGCGATAAAGCTTACGCGGTTAAATGTGTTTGTTATTGCTGCAATTTCTTCAATTTTATTGATAGCGGGAACCACGTTACTAATAGCCTTTACCTCATTAAGAGAGTTTATCCCAGGGTATTCTTCGGCCGCTTTAAAGAGAAAAGCCACAGCGCTTCATTATAAAACCGACTCTCTACAACAGGTTATTACTATGAACGAGCGTTACTACAGTTCGATCAAAAAAGTATTGACAGGCGATGTGAAAACCGAAGAACTCAATAAGGATTCTATTATCAATGCGGTACAAAATGAAGTAAACACTGAAAGACTGGTGCCAAGTAAAGAGGATTCGCTCTTAAGGGAAAAAGTAGCAAAAGAAGATAAATACAATTTGTTTGAATCGGCCATTTCTGCAACCAATTTTGTGTTGTTTCCTCCTGTTAACGGAACCATTTCAGATGGTTATGATGTTGAAAAGAAGCATTATGCGGTAGATATTGTTGTCGCTAAGGATACACCTGTTAAAGCAGCTGCCGACGGAACCGTAATTTTTGCTGAATGGACTGCGGAAACTGGTTATGTGGTTGTATTGGAGCATAGTCATGAATTGATTTCGGTTTATAAACACAACGGTGCGATTACCAAAGAACAAGGAGATTTGGTGAAAGGGGGAGAAGTGATTGCTATGGCCGGAAATATGGGAGAGTACTCTACGGGACCCCATTTGCATTTTGAATTATGGAACAGAGGGTATCCCGTAAACCCAACTAACTTTATCGATTTTAACTAA
- a CDS encoding twin-arginine translocase TatA/TatE family subunit, which produces MSLLMLPLVVGWPQIVLIAVVVLLIFGGKKIPELMRGLGSGIKEFKDASKEEDDKTS; this is translated from the coding sequence ATGAGTTTACTTATGTTACCATTGGTTGTTGGATGGCCTCAAATAGTATTAATTGCTGTGGTAGTTTTATTAATTTTTGGTGGTAAAAAAATTCCTGAGTTAATGAGAGGTTTAGGAAGTGGAATTAAGGAATTTAAGGACGCCAGTAAAGAGGAAGACGATAAAACAAGCTAA
- a CDS encoding DUF4837 family protein, which produces MKHLAIVLVFATLVLGCKKDSSKNQRLVPASSGNLNHLTVVVDNLLWEDNVGEAMRDVLAAPVNGLAIDEPLFTINQLPTQVFSGFTTKSRIIVKVEKGKTAGIKVGHDVYAKPQTVVYVSGATNDEIIQQLKSHATEIVDALKKEEIKEKQRRINLSLFDDTRLKEELGVSMKLPSVYRMAKDEDGFFWIRKDITTGTMDLMVYAVPLSTLRPGDSLAMDVVKMRDSVGKAHIEGRLEGSYMITENKYAPFVFDTEIDKKPAIETKGIWEVKNDFMAGPFINYAIEDKAKNRYVIIEGYAFAPSVDKRDYMFELEAIIRSAKIQ; this is translated from the coding sequence ATGAAACACTTAGCCATTGTCCTTGTATTTGCTACCCTTGTTTTGGGGTGTAAAAAGGATTCTTCAAAAAATCAACGTTTAGTACCAGCATCCTCAGGAAACCTTAATCACTTAACAGTTGTAGTTGATAATCTACTATGGGAGGACAACGTTGGGGAAGCTATGCGCGATGTTTTGGCGGCTCCTGTTAATGGACTTGCTATTGATGAGCCTTTGTTTACAATTAATCAATTGCCAACACAGGTGTTTTCTGGCTTTACCACCAAAAGTCGTATTATCGTAAAGGTTGAAAAAGGTAAGACTGCCGGTATAAAGGTAGGCCATGATGTATATGCAAAACCACAAACAGTGGTTTATGTATCAGGAGCAACTAATGATGAGATTATTCAACAATTAAAGTCGCACGCAACCGAAATTGTTGACGCCTTGAAAAAGGAAGAAATCAAGGAAAAACAACGTCGTATAAACCTGTCCCTATTTGACGATACTAGATTGAAGGAAGAATTGGGGGTGTCTATGAAGCTTCCATCGGTGTATAGAATGGCCAAGGACGAAGATGGATTTTTTTGGATTCGTAAGGATATCACAACAGGTACTATGGACTTGATGGTGTATGCCGTGCCTTTAAGTACATTAAGACCAGGCGATAGTTTAGCAATGGATGTGGTAAAAATGCGAGATTCTGTTGGAAAAGCGCATATAGAAGGACGATTGGAAGGTTCTTACATGATTACGGAAAACAAATATGCACCTTTTGTTTTTGATACCGAAATAGACAAGAAGCCGGCCATTGAAACCAAAGGAATTTGGGAAGTAAAAAATGATTTTATGGCAGGACCGTTTATCAATTACGCCATAGAAGATAAGGCTAAAAACAGATATGTGATTATTGAAGGCTATGCATTTGCTCCTTCAGTGGATAAGCGAGATTATATGTTTGAATTGGAAGCGATTATTAGATCAGCCAAAATTCAATAG
- a CDS encoding lytic transglycosylase domain-containing protein, with amino-acid sequence MNKPITLVVGALLCCGVSLAQENKEQETHIKEDSIKVETVVPKQVDSLIDGKSAEVKAITPVSDSTALMVYEDHKHAADIDQRWLDELYSNSLFDTIYKSVTELTYEDVEYPELPTDTLKARLKELNARTPFNIEYNPSLESVIKSYLKNRRESLDRLMSLSEYYFPLFETTLDSYNLPLEMKYLAIVESALKPKAKSRVGATGLWQFMFATGKMYGLNVSSYVDERSDPIKSTEAASKYLAKLYEIFGDWDLALAAYNSGPGNVSKAIRRSGGYQNYWNIRPFLPRETAGYVPAFFATMYIFEYAEEHGFNRIKPEFHYIETDTIHVKQMITLDQVSEVLDLPVEELQFLNPSYKLDIIPYIKDENYTLRLPRHAVGRFVANEKDIYAYAQAEFDKREKPLPQFFESDVKITYRVRSGDYLGKIARKYGVRVSQIKQWNGLRSNNLRIGQRLSIYPRKPVFTNPPAQKAAVKTVEVEGKQTYLVQQGDTLWGISKKFPGISVQNIKDWNGISGTQLKVGMKLIVSN; translated from the coding sequence ATGAACAAACCTATTACCTTAGTTGTAGGCGCTTTGTTATGTTGTGGAGTTTCTTTGGCTCAAGAAAATAAAGAGCAAGAAACGCATATTAAAGAAGATTCCATCAAGGTTGAAACCGTTGTCCCAAAACAGGTTGATTCCCTGATTGATGGAAAAAGCGCTGAAGTTAAAGCCATCACTCCTGTATCAGATTCTACAGCACTTATGGTTTACGAAGACCATAAACATGCTGCGGATATTGACCAAAGATGGCTGGATGAACTGTACAGCAATTCCTTATTTGATACCATTTATAAGTCGGTTACAGAATTGACGTATGAAGATGTTGAATATCCAGAGTTGCCTACAGATACCCTAAAGGCTCGTTTGAAGGAACTTAATGCAAGGACCCCTTTCAATATAGAATACAATCCTTCGTTGGAGAGTGTTATCAAGTCTTATTTGAAAAACAGACGGGAGTCTTTGGACAGATTGATGTCTTTAAGTGAGTATTATTTTCCGCTTTTTGAGACTACTTTAGACAGTTACAATTTGCCTTTGGAGATGAAGTACTTGGCTATTGTAGAGTCTGCTTTAAAACCAAAGGCCAAATCTAGAGTTGGCGCAACGGGATTATGGCAGTTTATGTTTGCTACCGGAAAAATGTACGGGCTTAATGTGAGCAGTTATGTAGATGAACGTAGTGATCCTATTAAATCTACCGAAGCAGCCAGTAAGTATCTAGCTAAATTATACGAGATTTTTGGAGATTGGGATTTGGCTTTAGCCGCCTATAATTCGGGTCCTGGAAACGTGAGTAAAGCGATTCGCCGTTCTGGAGGCTATCAAAATTATTGGAATATCAGGCCGTTTCTTCCACGTGAAACAGCAGGTTATGTTCCGGCATTTTTTGCTACCATGTATATTTTTGAATATGCTGAGGAACATGGATTCAATAGAATTAAACCAGAATTTCACTATATTGAAACCGATACAATCCACGTGAAACAAATGATTACCTTGGATCAAGTATCCGAGGTTTTGGATTTGCCCGTAGAGGAGCTGCAGTTTTTGAACCCATCCTATAAACTGGATATCATTCCATATATCAAGGATGAAAACTATACCTTAAGATTACCAAGGCATGCTGTTGGTAGGTTTGTAGCCAATGAAAAAGATATTTATGCTTACGCCCAAGCCGAGTTTGACAAGCGTGAAAAACCATTACCACAATTTTTTGAATCGGATGTAAAGATTACTTACAGGGTAAGAAGCGGTGATTATTTAGGTAAAATTGCGAGGAAATATGGTGTTAGGGTAAGTCAAATAAAGCAATGGAATGGTTTAAGGAGTAATAATCTAAGAATAGGGCAGCGATTAAGTATTTATCCAAGAAAGCCTGTTTTTACAAATCCTCCAGCGCAGAAAGCTGCCGTTAAAACTGTCGAGGTTGAAGGTAAACAAACATATTTGGTGCAGCAAGGAGATACACTTTGGGGGATTTCTAAAAAATTTCCGGGAATTTCTGTCCAAAATATTAAAGATTGGAACGGTATTAGTGGTACACAATTAAAGGTAGGCATGAAGCTTATTGTATCTAACTAA
- the pgk gene encoding phosphoglycerate kinase produces MKTINDFNFKDKKALIRVDFNVPLNEEFEVTDDTRIVSAKPTIIKILEDGGSCVLMSHLGRPKGVDDTFSLRHIVDKVSEVIGVEVKFVANCVGAEAEAAAKELQPGEVLLLENLRFHSEETAGDKAFAEGLSKLGDIYVNDAFGTAHRAHASTTIVAQFFPEHKCFGYLLAQEIESIEKVMKTGEKPVLAVLGGAKVSSKITIIENILDKVDHLIIGGGMTFTFIKAQGGSIGESICEDDKMEMALEILKNAKAKNVQVHIPVDVVAADSFSNDAATQIVDVTKIPDGWQGLDAGPKSLANFHDVVMECKTILWNGPLGVFEMENFSKGTIALGNSIAEATEKGAFSLVGGGDSVAAVKQFGFEDKVSYVSTGGGAMLESLEGKTLPGIAAILE; encoded by the coding sequence ATGAAAACGATTAACGACTTCAATTTTAAAGATAAAAAAGCCTTAATTAGAGTAGATTTCAACGTGCCTTTAAACGAAGAATTTGAGGTAACCGATGATACCAGAATTGTATCGGCAAAGCCAACCATTATCAAAATTTTGGAAGATGGCGGTAGCTGTGTGTTGATGTCGCATTTAGGAAGGCCAAAAGGTGTTGATGATACGTTTTCATTACGTCATATTGTAGATAAGGTGTCAGAGGTTATTGGTGTTGAAGTAAAATTTGTTGCCAATTGTGTGGGAGCCGAAGCTGAAGCAGCAGCCAAAGAACTACAGCCAGGAGAAGTGCTGTTGTTGGAAAATTTAAGGTTTCATTCTGAAGAAACAGCGGGTGACAAAGCCTTTGCAGAAGGACTTTCAAAACTAGGTGATATTTATGTGAACGATGCATTTGGTACGGCACACCGTGCTCATGCTTCAACTACGATCGTCGCACAATTCTTCCCAGAGCATAAATGTTTTGGATACTTATTGGCCCAAGAAATTGAGAGTATCGAAAAAGTTATGAAAACGGGAGAAAAACCTGTTTTGGCAGTATTGGGAGGTGCTAAAGTATCTTCAAAAATTACCATTATTGAAAACATTTTGGATAAGGTAGACCATTTGATCATTGGAGGAGGGATGACCTTTACCTTTATTAAAGCTCAAGGCGGTTCTATTGGAGAGTCTATTTGTGAAGATGATAAGATGGAAATGGCGCTTGAGATTTTAAAGAATGCCAAAGCCAAAAATGTTCAAGTACATATCCCTGTAGATGTCGTGGCTGCCGATAGCTTTAGTAATGATGCGGCTACACAAATTGTAGACGTAACCAAAATCCCTGACGGATGGCAGGGTCTGGATGCTGGACCAAAGTCGTTGGCGAATTTCCATGATGTGGTAATGGAGTGTAAAACTATTCTTTGGAATGGTCCACTTGGAGTGTTTGAAATGGAAAACTTCTCAAAAGGAACCATCGCTCTAGGAAATTCTATTGCTGAAGCGACAGAAAAGGGAGCCTTCTCTTTAGTTGGAGGTGGTGATTCTGTTGCAGCCGTGAAACAATTTGGATTTGAAGACAAAGTGAGCTACGTAAGTACTGGGGGAGGCGCTATGTTGGAAAGTTTGGAAGGAAAAACGCTACCGGGGATTGCTGCTATTTTAGAGTAA
- a CDS encoding ATP-binding protein, which produces MLFSEILGQEHLKSHLTQSVDNGRIPHAQLFVGPEGSGTLPLAIAYAQYILCKNQNSENQGGLDACNLKFKNLSHPDLHFAFPVATNDKVKSHPVSSHFLEEWRQLVAEQPYGNLFDWYKLLGIDNKQGQIGVDEAQDIVKALSLKSYEGGYKVMLIWMADKMNTAAANKLLKLIEEPPSKTIFILIAEDEEQIINTIKSRCQILHFPPLAEEVIKQALMKQYDINEAEATKIAHQANGNYNKACDIVYQDSEDLQFEEWFIFWIRSAFKAKGNKGAILDLIKWSEDIAKTGRETQKQFLHFCIDFFRQALLMNYGANDLVYMEPKTQSFKLEKFAPFVHNANILEISEELQDAIYHIERNGNSKIILTDLSIKLTRLLHKK; this is translated from the coding sequence ATGTTATTTTCAGAAATTTTAGGACAGGAACATTTAAAAAGCCATCTCACACAAAGTGTGGACAATGGCCGTATACCTCATGCGCAATTATTTGTTGGCCCGGAAGGATCCGGTACATTGCCTTTGGCCATCGCCTATGCGCAATATATTTTATGTAAAAACCAAAATTCTGAAAACCAGGGAGGGCTTGACGCCTGTAATTTAAAATTTAAAAACCTTTCACACCCAGATTTACATTTTGCGTTTCCGGTAGCCACCAACGACAAAGTTAAAAGTCATCCGGTGTCGTCGCATTTCTTGGAAGAGTGGCGCCAATTGGTAGCCGAACAACCTTACGGCAATCTATTTGACTGGTACAAACTTTTGGGAATAGACAACAAACAAGGTCAAATTGGTGTGGACGAAGCACAAGATATTGTAAAAGCGCTTTCCCTAAAATCATACGAAGGAGGTTACAAGGTTATGTTGATTTGGATGGCAGATAAGATGAATACGGCTGCCGCCAACAAACTACTGAAATTGATTGAAGAGCCGCCCAGCAAAACCATTTTCATCTTGATAGCTGAAGACGAAGAACAGATTATCAACACCATAAAATCGCGATGCCAAATTTTACACTTTCCGCCCTTGGCAGAAGAAGTCATAAAGCAAGCTTTGATGAAACAGTACGATATTAATGAAGCTGAAGCTACTAAAATTGCCCATCAAGCCAATGGCAATTACAACAAAGCTTGTGATATAGTTTATCAGGATTCTGAAGATTTACAATTTGAAGAGTGGTTTATATTTTGGATTCGATCGGCATTTAAGGCAAAAGGCAACAAAGGTGCTATTTTGGATTTGATCAAGTGGAGCGAGGACATTGCCAAAACAGGAAGAGAAACCCAGAAACAATTTCTTCATTTCTGCATCGACTTTTTCAGACAAGCCCTATTGATGAATTACGGCGCCAACGATTTGGTATACATGGAACCCAAAACCCAAAGTTTCAAGCTTGAAAAATTTGCGCCTTTTGTTCATAATGCCAATATTTTGGAAATTAGTGAAGAGCTACAAGATGCCATTTACCACATTGAGCGCAATGGAAATTCCAAAATTATCCTGACAGATTTATCTATTAAACTCACACGATTGCTTCACAAAAAATAA
- a CDS encoding DUF4249 domain-containing protein gives MKINLYTILIVVFATFVSCEDVIDVEVPTAAPRLVIEASLDWEKGTLGNEQLIKLSMSTAYFDVTSDSGVTGAFVKVTNTNTGEEFLFEDQNDGTYTTSSFVPIENDLYTLEIVHNNETYVGSEILVPVTDISNITQSTDGGLDPDLLELNVYFNDPADEDNYYLLRYYEEGDLFPVLREISDEFSNGNEMYNFYEKRDDEDNNEEPFEVGDTVEISFFGISERYYNYMRLLIEQYATGGDPFSSNSAQLRGNCVNQTNPENYPFGYFRVTEVEKTSYTFE, from the coding sequence ATGAAAATCAACTTATATACAATTCTGATCGTCGTTTTTGCAACTTTTGTGTCCTGTGAGGACGTTATTGATGTTGAAGTGCCTACAGCAGCTCCAAGATTGGTGATTGAGGCTTCCTTGGATTGGGAAAAGGGTACTTTGGGAAATGAACAACTTATAAAACTCAGTATGTCTACAGCATATTTTGATGTTACTTCAGATAGTGGCGTAACTGGAGCATTTGTGAAAGTAACCAATACCAATACTGGGGAAGAATTTTTGTTTGAAGATCAAAACGATGGAACCTATACAACCTCCAGTTTTGTGCCTATTGAGAATGATCTTTATACCTTGGAAATAGTCCATAACAATGAAACATATGTAGGAAGTGAAATTTTGGTACCAGTAACGGATATTTCCAATATCACGCAATCCACAGATGGCGGTTTGGATCCTGATTTGTTGGAATTGAATGTTTATTTTAATGATCCTGCAGATGAAGACAACTACTATCTGTTGCGATATTATGAAGAAGGGGATTTGTTTCCCGTTTTAAGGGAAATATCTGATGAGTTTTCCAATGGAAATGAAATGTACAATTTTTATGAAAAGCGTGATGATGAAGATAACAACGAGGAGCCTTTTGAAGTTGGAGATACGGTAGAAATCAGTTTTTTTGGAATTTCTGAAAGGTATTACAATTACATGCGTTTGTTGATAGAACAATATGCCACAGGAGGCGATCCCTTTAGTTCCAATTCTGCTCAATTACGAGGGAATTGTGTTAACCAAACCAATCCAGAAAATTATCCTTTTGGATATTTTAGGGTAACAGAGGTTGAGAAAACATCTTACACCTTTGAATAA
- a CDS encoding TonB-dependent receptor: MKHLFFITYFLISFSVFAQEKFTIRGTITDAANGETLMGATAFLQGTDNGSVTNEYGFYSLTAANGNYTLIISYMGYETQTKQINLDKDQTINFELSESATALDEIVITAEESEQINIKKPEMSVAKLNAATIKQMPAVLGEVDVVKSIQLLPGVTNNGEGSSGFNVRGGAADQNLVLLDEAIIYNTSHFFGFFSVFNSDAIKDIKLYKGDIPAKFGGRVSSVLDVRQKEGNRKNFNLTGGIGLISSRLTAESPIFKDKGSFLISGRTSYAHLFLKAMEDFKDDKISFYDLNLKANYELNSNNKIYLSGYFGRDVFNLNKIIENGYGNVSGNLRWNHVFNDRLFSNLSMIYSKYDYQIVLDFIELDWIADIANYNLKYDLKYYLSDKLDLDFGLSGISYLLNPGEISPTSIESPINYLKLDDKRAFEGAVYISAEHQISKRLTAQYGLRFSQFMRLGGQAMTTYVNNQPVVYNDELGIYERGEALDEINYSKGETIKDYNGLEPRLGLSYELNSSSSLKASYTKSTQYLHLLSNTSSVTPLDVWTPSGQYIKPQRSNQYAMGYYKNFREKGFTLELETYYKTIKNRIDYIDGSDLIGNNTIETEILNGEARAYGLELLLRKTKGKFTGWVGYTLSKSEQRTLGGKAGGPGINGGDWYNTPYDRTHDVSVTAAYQLNDKWSFSSNFVFQTGRPVTYPNGQYEYEGLSIASYSNRNTDRLPQYHRLDISAVYKPNKRPERRWKGEWVFGIYNVYSRKNAASISFGQSNVTGLNEATRLSIFGIIPSVTYNFKF; the protein is encoded by the coding sequence ATGAAACACCTTTTTTTTATTACTTACTTTTTAATAAGTTTTTCTGTTTTTGCTCAGGAAAAATTTACTATTAGGGGAACCATAACGGATGCGGCCAATGGAGAAACTCTTATGGGGGCTACGGCATTTTTGCAGGGGACAGACAACGGATCGGTCACCAATGAATACGGTTTCTATTCCTTAACGGCTGCAAATGGAAATTATACTTTGATTATTTCTTATATGGGTTACGAAACCCAGACCAAACAAATTAATTTGGATAAGGATCAAACTATCAATTTTGAATTGAGCGAATCTGCAACTGCTCTAGATGAGATTGTAATTACGGCCGAAGAATCTGAACAAATCAATATTAAAAAACCAGAAATGAGTGTTGCTAAGCTTAATGCGGCAACGATAAAACAAATGCCTGCTGTTTTGGGAGAGGTAGATGTTGTTAAATCCATTCAATTGTTGCCAGGAGTTACCAATAATGGGGAAGGATCTTCAGGTTTTAATGTACGTGGTGGTGCGGCAGACCAGAATTTGGTGCTTTTGGATGAGGCTATTATTTACAATACGTCACATTTTTTCGGTTTTTTTTCGGTGTTTAATAGTGATGCTATCAAAGATATTAAGCTTTACAAGGGGGATATTCCTGCAAAATTTGGGGGTCGTGTATCGTCTGTTTTAGATGTGCGCCAAAAGGAAGGAAACCGTAAAAATTTCAATTTAACAGGGGGTATAGGATTGATTTCTAGCAGGTTAACTGCTGAATCTCCAATTTTCAAGGATAAGGGGTCTTTCTTGATTTCGGGAAGGACTTCTTATGCGCATTTGTTTCTTAAAGCGATGGAAGATTTTAAGGATGATAAGATTTCATTTTACGATCTTAACTTAAAGGCTAATTATGAGCTTAATAGTAATAACAAGATTTATCTCTCAGGATATTTTGGGAGGGATGTTTTTAACCTAAATAAAATTATTGAAAACGGCTACGGTAATGTTTCAGGAAATTTACGTTGGAATCATGTGTTTAATGATCGACTGTTTTCCAATTTATCCATGATCTATAGTAAATATGATTATCAAATTGTTTTGGATTTTATTGAGTTGGATTGGATTGCAGATATAGCTAATTACAACCTGAAATATGATTTGAAATATTACTTGAGTGACAAATTGGATTTGGATTTTGGGCTTAGTGGTATTTCATATCTTTTAAATCCAGGTGAAATTAGTCCAACCTCTATTGAATCCCCTATAAATTATCTAAAACTGGACGATAAACGTGCTTTTGAAGGTGCCGTTTACATTAGTGCAGAACATCAAATTAGTAAAAGATTAACGGCGCAGTATGGCTTGCGATTTAGCCAATTTATGCGTCTTGGTGGACAGGCCATGACTACCTATGTCAATAACCAACCTGTGGTGTATAATGATGAATTGGGAATTTACGAGAGGGGAGAGGCTTTGGATGAAATTAATTATAGCAAAGGCGAAACGATTAAGGATTACAACGGTTTGGAACCTAGATTAGGGCTTTCTTACGAGCTTAACAGTTCGTCTTCCTTAAAAGCTAGCTATACCAAATCCACCCAATACCTGCATTTGCTTTCCAATACATCTTCCGTAACACCTTTGGATGTTTGGACACCCAGTGGGCAATATATTAAGCCACAACGATCCAATCAATATGCAATGGGGTATTACAAGAATTTTAGAGAGAAAGGATTTACTTTGGAATTGGAGACCTATTATAAAACCATTAAAAACAGAATCGATTATATCGATGGATCGGATTTGATTGGTAACAATACTATTGAAACTGAAATTTTAAATGGTGAAGCGAGAGCTTATGGATTGGAACTTCTGCTTAGAAAAACCAAGGGGAAATTTACCGGTTGGGTAGGCTATACCTTATCAAAATCGGAACAGCGTACTTTGGGAGGAAAGGCAGGAGGTCCTGGAATCAATGGTGGAGATTGGTATAACACACCATATGATAGAACCCATGATGTATCTGTTACCGCGGCCTACCAACTCAATGATAAATGGAGCTTTAGTTCCAACTTTGTATTTCAAACAGGACGTCCTGTAACCTATCCAAATGGTCAGTATGAATACGAAGGGCTTTCTATAGCGAGTTATTCCAATAGGAATACCGATAGATTACCACAATATCACCGTTTGGATATTTCGGCTGTTTACAAGCCAAATAAGCGCCCTGAGAGACGTTGGAAAGGGGAGTGGGTGTTTGGTATATATAATGTCTATAGCAGGAAGAATGCGGCCTCTATTTCGTTTGGCCAAAGTAATGTCACTGGACTTAATGAAGCTACCCGCCTATCTATTTTCGGGATTATTCCTTCGGTAACGTACAACTTTAAATTCTAA